In Haloterrigena turkmenica DSM 5511, a single genomic region encodes these proteins:
- a CDS encoding SLC13 family permease: MVRNSRKTLQKFTRALWASLWKLNAQTKAYLTLDAPMILEDMDGVSEEEKRLARRVFPDGGRDSGDDTAADARTAADGSGGGDGPGDRGDRGDDGSPFDVGGTYDLRQRIGFVLGPLLFALIFLSPTPDGLSAAGKAVAAVTAWVAVWWMSEAIPIPATSLLPIVLFPLTGALPVADTTPSYGHPLIFLFMGGFFLAMAMQRWGLHRRIALRTIKAVGTEPSRLILGFMLATAFLSMWVSNSATVMMMVPIALAVIYQTADLVDETGLEVDTSEGNFSFGIALMLCIAYGASVGGVSTLIGTPPNVLFAGQADALFDQSVSFAEWMLYGVPISAVGLVAVYTYVTRAVSPQFDELPAGADTIDRELERLGPMDRQEKLVAVVFAGMAVSWIGGSLIDPLLGIAPPEDADTIVAIGGAMVLFTLPTSTPDGDHTFLLDWTNAVDIPWGVILLFGGGLAIASGFGDTGLAAWIGEQLQALEGVSMILVLFAVVFMTIFLTEVTSNTATTAMLMPILAGVAVGIGVHPFGLMIAGATAASFAFMLPVATPPNAIVFGSGYISLPQMARIGFGLNVIGIALITLIAFAWLPLAWGIDITTLPTEFVEAWEA; this comes from the coding sequence ATGGTGCGCAACTCTCGGAAAACGCTTCAAAAGTTCACCCGAGCCCTCTGGGCGTCGCTGTGGAAACTCAACGCCCAGACGAAAGCATACCTCACGCTCGACGCACCGATGATCCTCGAGGACATGGACGGCGTCTCCGAGGAGGAGAAACGCCTCGCGCGACGGGTCTTCCCGGACGGCGGCCGCGATTCGGGCGACGACACTGCAGCCGACGCCCGGACCGCCGCGGATGGGTCCGGGGGCGGTGATGGTCCCGGCGACCGCGGCGACCGAGGCGACGACGGGTCACCCTTCGACGTCGGCGGGACGTACGATCTGCGCCAGCGGATCGGCTTCGTCCTCGGGCCGCTCCTGTTCGCGCTGATCTTCCTCTCGCCGACGCCCGACGGTCTCTCGGCGGCGGGGAAGGCCGTCGCCGCCGTCACCGCGTGGGTCGCCGTCTGGTGGATGTCCGAGGCGATTCCGATCCCCGCCACGTCGCTGTTGCCGATCGTCCTCTTTCCGCTGACCGGCGCGCTCCCGGTCGCGGACACGACGCCGTCGTACGGCCACCCGCTGATCTTCCTCTTCATGGGCGGGTTCTTCCTCGCGATGGCGATGCAGCGGTGGGGGCTCCACCGCCGGATCGCCCTGCGGACGATCAAGGCCGTCGGCACCGAGCCCTCGCGGCTCATCCTCGGGTTCATGCTCGCGACCGCGTTCCTCTCGATGTGGGTCTCGAACAGCGCGACCGTCATGATGATGGTCCCCATCGCGCTGGCAGTCATCTACCAGACCGCCGATCTGGTCGACGAGACCGGCCTCGAGGTCGACACGAGCGAGGGGAACTTCTCCTTCGGCATCGCCCTGATGCTCTGTATCGCCTACGGCGCCTCGGTCGGCGGCGTCTCGACGCTGATCGGCACGCCGCCGAACGTCCTCTTCGCGGGACAGGCCGACGCGCTCTTCGATCAGTCGGTCTCCTTCGCCGAGTGGATGCTCTACGGCGTCCCCATCTCGGCGGTCGGCCTCGTCGCCGTCTACACCTACGTCACCCGCGCGGTGTCGCCGCAGTTCGACGAACTCCCCGCCGGCGCGGACACGATCGATCGCGAACTCGAGCGACTCGGGCCGATGGACAGACAGGAGAAGCTGGTCGCCGTCGTCTTCGCCGGCATGGCCGTCAGCTGGATCGGCGGCAGCCTGATCGATCCGCTCCTCGGGATCGCGCCGCCGGAGGACGCCGACACTATCGTCGCGATCGGCGGCGCGATGGTCCTCTTTACGCTGCCGACGTCGACGCCGGACGGCGATCACACCTTCCTGCTCGACTGGACGAACGCCGTCGACATCCCGTGGGGGGTCATCCTCCTGTTCGGTGGCGGCCTCGCCATCGCCTCCGGTTTCGGCGACACCGGTCTCGCGGCTTGGATCGGCGAACAGCTCCAAGCCCTCGAGGGGGTCTCGATGATCCTCGTCCTGTTCGCCGTCGTCTTCATGACGATCTTCCTGACGGAGGTCACCTCGAACACGGCGACGACGGCGATGCTGATGCCTATCTTGGCCGGCGTCGCGGTCGGTATCGGCGTCCATCCGTTCGGACTGATGATCGCGGGGGCGACCGCGGCGTCGTTCGCGTTCATGCTACCCGTCGCGACCCCGCCGAACGCGATCGTCTTCGGTAGCGGCTACATCTCGCTGCCCCAGATGGCTCGCATCGGGTTTGGACTCAACGTCATCGGCATCGCGTTGATCACGCTCATCGCCTTCGCGTGGCTCCCCCTCGCCTGGGGGATCGACATCACGACGCTGCCGACCGAGTTCGTCGAGGCCTGGGAGGCCTAA
- a CDS encoding helix-turn-helix domain-containing protein translates to MPDGEFTQQERARVILEALAETSQATTTELATALEAHPITVERHCRALQRAGHVRRCPGGAYALVETDLGSSAPTPDDAAVGQQRSTNPAD, encoded by the coding sequence ATGCCAGACGGCGAGTTCACACAGCAGGAGCGGGCCCGAGTGATCCTCGAGGCGCTCGCAGAGACGAGTCAAGCGACGACCACCGAACTAGCGACGGCCCTCGAGGCACACCCGATAACCGTCGAGCGCCACTGCCGGGCGCTCCAGCGGGCCGGACACGTCCGCCGCTGTCCGGGCGGCGCATACGCGCTCGTCGAGACCGATCTCGGCTCGAGCGCGCCGACGCCCGACGACGCGGCCGTCGGCCAACAGCGTTCGACGAACCCCGCCGACTGA
- a CDS encoding SDR family oxidoreductase, which translates to MATAEDVEGTDDDGPEGTVVEEDRETARDGGEPVGDEDDRYTRKKSVLITGCSSGIGRATAAAFLREDWQVFATARDPEDITALEDAGCTTFALDVTDPDQVARAVERVVDVAGAIDCVVNNAGYAQMGPMEDVATSDLHRQFDVNVYGPHRLTRAALPHMRAQGAGRIINVSSVVGRVSFPGSGAYSGSKHALEAMSDSLRAEVEEFGIDVTVIEPGPVDTNFSDRVDEELPESERTPAYESLYEIYSEMQLIGGGNGGPFASSAEDVAAAILESATTPEPPARYPVGPLAQYGVYARFLPDPLRDAGYKLLRKLV; encoded by the coding sequence ATGGCCACCGCTGAGGACGTCGAGGGAACCGACGACGACGGGCCGGAGGGCACCGTTGTTGAGGAGGATCGAGAGACGGCACGGGACGGCGGCGAACCCGTCGGCGACGAGGACGACCGTTACACCCGCAAGAAGTCCGTCCTGATCACCGGCTGTTCGTCCGGCATCGGGCGCGCCACTGCAGCCGCGTTCTTGCGCGAAGACTGGCAGGTGTTCGCGACCGCGCGCGATCCCGAGGACATCACGGCCCTCGAGGATGCGGGCTGTACAACGTTCGCACTGGACGTCACCGACCCCGATCAGGTCGCGCGGGCAGTCGAGCGGGTCGTCGACGTCGCCGGCGCGATCGACTGCGTCGTCAACAACGCCGGCTACGCCCAGATGGGACCGATGGAGGACGTCGCGACGTCGGATCTCCACCGCCAGTTCGACGTCAACGTCTACGGCCCTCACCGGCTCACTCGCGCCGCTCTCCCTCACATGCGCGCCCAGGGCGCCGGCCGAATCATCAACGTCTCGAGCGTTGTCGGCCGGGTCTCGTTCCCCGGCTCGGGCGCCTACTCGGGGTCGAAACACGCCCTCGAGGCGATGAGCGACTCCCTGCGCGCGGAAGTCGAGGAGTTCGGCATCGACGTCACCGTGATCGAGCCCGGCCCGGTCGACACGAACTTCAGCGACCGCGTCGACGAGGAACTGCCCGAATCGGAGCGGACGCCCGCCTACGAGTCGCTGTACGAGATCTATAGCGAGATGCAACTGATCGGCGGCGGCAACGGGGGCCCCTTCGCCTCCAGCGCCGAAGACGTCGCCGCGGCGATCCTGGAGTCCGCCACGACGCCCGAACCGCCCGCGCGGTATCCGGTCGGGCCGCTGGCCCAGTACGGCGTCTACGCGCGATTCCTGCCGGATCCGCTTCGCGACGCGGGCTACAAACTCCTCCGAAAACTGGTTTGA
- a CDS encoding universal stress protein produces MANTPTERPILVAVANPDHTPQLVRTAGDLARASDSAVRIVSVVVKSRDSPFAVYSDEAIIERYSGNSQEIVDRAVDVAPDDVAVSGTLVVSRSVSDGILSAVEQTEPRALVVGWEDRTHRADTVIGTTIDRLIERAPCDLYVERIGHEAGAVDSILVPVAGGPHVGPAVGVAKAIAARNDATVVLRSVVDPDTDEAAAREFLEDAAASLEAAPGPSVRTESLLDEGDDVAERLLEVAPDHDVLVFGATREGAIHRRLVGSIPQTVTRRTDRTVILARDGETIGGPVRRRIRRFLPTA; encoded by the coding sequence ATGGCGAACACACCGACAGAGCGACCGATACTGGTCGCGGTCGCAAACCCCGACCACACACCCCAACTCGTCCGGACGGCCGGTGACCTCGCTCGAGCGAGCGACAGTGCGGTTCGGATCGTCTCGGTCGTCGTCAAGTCCCGCGACTCGCCCTTCGCCGTCTACTCGGACGAAGCGATCATCGAACGGTACTCGGGGAACAGTCAGGAGATCGTCGACCGCGCGGTCGACGTCGCGCCCGACGACGTCGCGGTCTCCGGGACGCTGGTCGTCAGTCGATCCGTCTCCGACGGCATCCTCTCGGCGGTCGAGCAGACCGAGCCGCGCGCGCTCGTCGTCGGCTGGGAGGATCGAACGCACCGCGCGGACACCGTCATCGGGACGACGATCGATCGCCTCATAGAGCGAGCCCCGTGTGACCTCTACGTCGAGCGCATCGGTCACGAGGCGGGCGCTGTCGACTCGATCTTAGTGCCGGTCGCGGGTGGTCCACACGTCGGTCCAGCGGTCGGCGTGGCGAAAGCGATCGCCGCGCGCAACGACGCGACCGTGGTTCTCCGGTCGGTCGTCGATCCCGACACCGACGAGGCCGCGGCGCGAGAGTTCCTCGAGGACGCGGCGGCGTCCCTCGAGGCGGCGCCAGGCCCGAGCGTCCGAACGGAGTCGCTGCTCGACGAGGGCGACGACGTCGCCGAACGACTGCTCGAGGTCGCGCCGGATCACGACGTCCTCGTGTTCGGGGCGACGCGGGAAGGGGCGATTCACCGCCGACTCGTCGGCTCGATCCCACAGACGGTAACGCGTCGAACCGATCGAACGGTGATCCTCGCTCGCGACGGCGAGACCATCGGCGGTCCGGTTCGCCGACGGATTCGGCGGTTCCTACCGACGGCGTAG
- a CDS encoding endonuclease V, with translation MPTARPDLVPDASLERDDMEAMQREIADAAVFEDDFDFDPATLGDPLAAASSGADPPTVVGVDQSFLTNEAGDQDRALSAVVAMRGGEVIERVHAVTPLEIPYIPGLLSFREGRPILAALEELSVDPDLILFDGSGRIHFRQAGIATHMGVVRDVPSIGVAKSLLCGTPTEDTENLPEGVRVPIESNSRVDAPDGTLLGYAVQTRQYDSPNRYINPLYVSPGHRVGPETAADVALALASSYKLPEPVRLADSYADEAKRGLDGDA, from the coding sequence ATGCCCACGGCCCGGCCAGACCTCGTTCCCGACGCCTCGCTCGAGCGCGACGACATGGAAGCCATGCAGCGCGAAATCGCCGACGCGGCGGTGTTCGAAGACGACTTCGACTTCGATCCCGCGACGCTCGGCGATCCGCTCGCGGCGGCCTCGAGCGGCGCGGACCCGCCGACCGTCGTCGGCGTCGACCAGTCGTTTCTCACGAACGAGGCGGGCGATCAGGACCGGGCGCTTTCCGCCGTCGTCGCCATGCGCGGCGGCGAGGTGATCGAACGCGTCCATGCGGTGACGCCCCTCGAGATCCCCTACATTCCGGGCCTGCTCTCCTTCCGCGAGGGGCGGCCGATCCTCGCAGCGCTCGAGGAGCTCTCCGTCGACCCCGATCTGATCCTCTTCGACGGCAGCGGCCGCATCCACTTCCGGCAGGCGGGTATCGCGACCCACATGGGCGTCGTCCGCGACGTGCCCAGCATCGGCGTCGCGAAGAGCCTGCTCTGTGGCACCCCGACGGAAGACACCGAGAACCTCCCCGAAGGAGTTCGCGTTCCGATCGAGTCGAACTCGCGGGTCGACGCGCCCGACGGTACGCTGCTGGGCTATGCGGTCCAGACGCGCCAGTACGACTCGCCGAACCGGTACATCAACCCGCTGTACGTCAGCCCCGGTCACCGCGTCGGCCCCGAGACCGCAGCCGATGTGGCGCTTGCGCTCGCCTCGTCGTACAAGCTCCCCGAACCCGTCCGTCTAGCCGACAGCTACGCCGACGAGGCGAAGCGAGGACTCGACGGAGACGCCTGA
- a CDS encoding rhomboid family intramembrane serine protease: MAKCDVCGKDESMPYNCRHCGGTFCADHRLPENHDCTGLQDWNDPQGVFDSGFDNSVNGGGSTSRASSLVDKLPINTGAGGPLAYFRGNATYTFLALMWLTFLAQLIVQLTLTANVYRALFVLTPQNPEYIWTWFTSIFAHGGFMHIVFNSIVIFFFGPLVERYVGSRNFAILFLVSGALAGLGQIAIQYVQGPITPLTPGVLGASGAALAIMGVLTVLNPNLTVYVYFIIPAPIWALTGLTALASVFFIGTGGGGDIAHMAHLVGLLIGLGYGEYVKRTQNVRTPSQFQLGGGGGGPGGPGGPGGRRRF, translated from the coding sequence ATGGCCAAGTGCGACGTGTGTGGGAAAGACGAAAGCATGCCCTACAACTGTCGGCACTGCGGGGGGACCTTCTGTGCCGACCACCGGCTGCCGGAAAACCACGACTGTACCGGACTCCAGGACTGGAACGATCCTCAGGGAGTCTTCGACAGCGGGTTCGACAATAGCGTCAACGGCGGTGGGAGTACGTCACGGGCCTCGAGTCTCGTCGACAAGCTCCCGATAAACACGGGCGCTGGCGGGCCGTTAGCCTACTTCCGCGGGAACGCGACCTACACGTTCCTCGCGCTGATGTGGCTCACGTTCCTCGCACAGTTGATCGTTCAACTGACGCTCACGGCCAACGTGTACCGCGCGTTGTTCGTCTTGACGCCACAGAACCCGGAGTACATCTGGACGTGGTTCACGTCGATTTTCGCTCACGGCGGCTTCATGCACATCGTCTTCAACAGCATCGTGATATTCTTCTTCGGGCCGCTCGTCGAGCGCTACGTTGGCTCGAGGAACTTCGCGATCCTCTTCCTCGTGAGCGGGGCGCTCGCCGGTCTCGGGCAGATCGCCATTCAATACGTACAAGGACCCATCACACCGCTCACGCCCGGCGTTCTCGGCGCCAGCGGCGCCGCGCTCGCGATCATGGGCGTTCTGACGGTTCTGAATCCGAACCTCACCGTGTACGTGTACTTCATTATCCCCGCCCCGATCTGGGCGCTGACGGGATTGACAGCGCTCGCTAGCGTGTTCTTCATCGGTACCGGTGGCGGCGGTGATATCGCCCACATGGCACACCTCGTCGGCCTCTTGATCGGGCTGGGATACGGCGAGTACGTCAAGCGGACGCAGAACGTCCGCACGCCGAGTCAGTTTCAACTCGGCGGCGGCGGCGGTGGCCCCGGCGGTCCGGGCGGTCCCGGCGGTCGCCGTCGGTTCTGA
- a CDS encoding DUF5788 family protein: MQEYERKQLLERVEREGATVGADIPETITIQGEEIDLRTFVFEIKRRETVPQGERDRVEQAKRNLRRERIERLEAIEEGDITREEGEELAGSIIGIDRALNALESLGPTNLEREQQAQKAQDRKRWMSFLKKALGKDDDGASRRGR; the protein is encoded by the coding sequence GTGCAAGAGTACGAGCGCAAGCAGCTGCTCGAGCGGGTCGAGCGCGAGGGGGCGACCGTCGGCGCGGACATCCCGGAGACGATCACGATCCAGGGCGAGGAGATCGACCTCCGAACATTCGTCTTCGAGATCAAGCGCCGCGAGACGGTCCCGCAAGGCGAGCGCGACCGCGTCGAGCAGGCCAAACGGAACCTGCGGCGCGAGCGCATCGAGCGCCTCGAGGCCATCGAAGAAGGCGACATCACCCGCGAGGAGGGCGAGGAACTCGCGGGGAGCATCATCGGCATCGATCGCGCGTTGAACGCCCTCGAGAGTCTCGGCCCGACGAACTTAGAGCGCGAACAGCAGGCCCAGAAGGCCCAGGACCGAAAGCGCTGGATGTCGTTCCTGAAGAAGGCGCTGGGGAAAGACGACGACGGCGCCTCGCGGAGGGGTCGGTAG
- the polX gene encoding DNA polymerase/3'-5' exonuclease PolX produces MATNAEIAGRFEEFADLLEANDVEYKPRAYRRAAENIGAHPVPIADRVEAGDEEILEEIDGVGDAISSKVIEYVETGEIEELEELRAELPIDIADITRIEGVGPKTAGKLYRELGIETLDDLEEAAENNEIQEVKGFGPKTEQNIRENIDFAREVGQRQLLGEARPLADDVLAFLDGLKAVERCEVAGSIRRWRETIGDVDALVATEDGEAVVEAFVDWDSVDSEIESGPEKASIRVGEIRVDLRVVVPEEFGSALQYFTGSKDHNVALRNYAIDRGMKLNEYGAFDVSDVEDHEAGQRVGERVAGETEDGMYEALGLPWIPPELREDRGEIAAAENGELPDLLERDDIRGDLHTHTEWSDGNTTIEAMVDAAAEMGYDYYAVADHAEGPGIVGGMGLSDTEILEQVEAIREVAAARDIAVFAGIEANVDADGEIDLSEEVIDALDVIVASTHSALGQDAETATERLVRAAENPAIDVLGHPSGRLLNERSGLDFDATALGAAAAEHGTALEVNANPRRLDLWGSAVQAALEEGAPIAINTDAHQPSTLEYMRWGVHTARRGWAEPADVINTWELEELREFLH; encoded by the coding sequence ATGGCGACCAACGCCGAGATCGCCGGCCGGTTCGAGGAGTTCGCCGACCTGCTCGAGGCCAACGACGTCGAGTACAAGCCCCGCGCCTACCGGCGCGCGGCCGAGAACATCGGCGCTCATCCCGTCCCGATCGCCGACCGCGTCGAGGCCGGCGACGAGGAGATACTGGAGGAGATCGACGGCGTCGGCGACGCCATCTCCTCGAAGGTCATCGAATACGTCGAAACCGGCGAAATCGAGGAACTCGAGGAGCTTCGCGCGGAACTTCCGATCGACATCGCTGACATCACGCGCATCGAGGGTGTCGGCCCCAAGACCGCGGGGAAACTCTACCGCGAACTGGGGATCGAAACGCTGGACGACCTCGAGGAAGCCGCTGAAAACAACGAAATTCAGGAAGTCAAGGGCTTCGGCCCGAAGACCGAACAGAACATCCGCGAGAACATCGACTTCGCGCGGGAGGTCGGCCAGCGGCAGTTGCTGGGCGAGGCCCGGCCCCTCGCCGACGACGTGCTCGCGTTCCTCGATGGCCTCAAGGCGGTCGAGCGCTGCGAGGTCGCCGGCTCGATCCGGCGCTGGCGCGAGACGATCGGCGACGTGGACGCCCTCGTCGCGACCGAGGACGGCGAGGCCGTGGTCGAGGCGTTCGTCGACTGGGACTCGGTCGACAGCGAGATCGAGTCCGGCCCGGAGAAGGCGAGTATCCGCGTCGGCGAGATCCGGGTCGATCTGCGCGTGGTCGTCCCGGAAGAGTTCGGCTCCGCGCTGCAGTACTTCACGGGCAGCAAGGATCACAACGTCGCGCTTCGCAACTACGCGATCGACCGCGGGATGAAGCTAAACGAGTACGGCGCCTTCGACGTCAGCGATGTCGAGGACCACGAGGCAGGGCAGCGCGTCGGGGAACGCGTCGCCGGCGAGACCGAAGACGGGATGTACGAGGCGCTGGGCCTCCCGTGGATCCCGCCGGAACTCCGCGAGGATCGCGGGGAGATCGCCGCCGCCGAGAACGGCGAGTTGCCAGACTTACTCGAGCGCGACGATATCCGCGGCGACCTCCACACCCACACCGAGTGGTCCGACGGGAACACTACCATCGAGGCGATGGTCGACGCCGCCGCCGAGATGGGGTACGACTACTACGCCGTCGCCGACCACGCCGAGGGGCCCGGCATCGTCGGCGGCATGGGGCTCTCGGACACCGAAATCCTCGAACAGGTCGAGGCGATCCGCGAGGTCGCCGCCGCCAGAGATATCGCCGTCTTCGCGGGCATCGAGGCTAACGTCGACGCCGACGGAGAAATCGACCTCTCGGAGGAAGTGATCGACGCGCTGGACGTGATCGTCGCCTCGACCCACAGCGCACTCGGACAGGACGCGGAGACGGCCACCGAGCGGCTCGTCCGCGCCGCCGAGAACCCGGCGATCGACGTGCTCGGCCACCCCAGCGGCCGCCTGCTCAACGAGCGCTCGGGGCTGGACTTCGACGCGACCGCGCTCGGAGCGGCGGCGGCCGAACACGGCACCGCACTCGAGGTCAACGCGAACCCGCGCCGGCTCGATCTCTGGGGGAGCGCCGTGCAGGCCGCCCTCGAGGAGGGCGCCCCGATCGCCATTAACACCGACGCCCACCAGCCGTCGACGCTCGAGTACATGCGCTGGGGCGTCCACACCGCCCGGCGCGGCTGGGCCGAGCCCGCGGACGTGATCAACACCTGGGAGCTCGAGGAACTGCGCGAGTTTCTGCACTGA
- a CDS encoding Mut7-C RNAse domain-containing protein, which yields MQLLLDVMCGGLDSYLRMCDHDTVYAGDRGLEGDDALLALARAEDRTLVTRDVTLSNRAENAILLESRDVEEQLSELAAAGVDLTLAAEPRFCGRCNGRLERVDSAATTPEYAPDPAETDVWRCRDCGQHFWRGSHWDRVARTLSKVGGNGDNPDEDG from the coding sequence ATGCAACTGCTCCTCGACGTCATGTGCGGCGGTCTCGATTCCTATCTCCGGATGTGCGACCACGACACCGTCTACGCCGGCGACCGCGGACTCGAGGGCGACGACGCGCTGCTCGCGCTCGCTCGAGCCGAAGACCGAACGCTGGTCACGCGGGACGTCACCCTCTCGAATCGCGCCGAAAACGCGATCCTGCTCGAGTCCCGCGACGTCGAGGAGCAGTTGTCGGAGCTCGCCGCCGCGGGGGTCGACTTGACGCTCGCCGCCGAACCACGATTCTGCGGGCGCTGTAACGGCCGCCTCGAGCGCGTCGACTCGGCGGCGACGACGCCCGAGTACGCGCCTGATCCCGCCGAGACCGACGTCTGGCGCTGTCGGGACTGTGGCCAGCACTTCTGGCGGGGCAGTCACTGGGACCGCGTCGCGCGAACGCTCTCGAAAGTCGGGGGGAACGGCGACAACCCGGACGAAGACGGGTAG
- a CDS encoding dodecin family protein: MGETVKVIQLTGNSTESWEDAAQNALDDADETLENISGIEIESQTAEVEDGTIERYRTTLDVAFVLEGR; this comes from the coding sequence ATGGGAGAGACAGTCAAGGTTATCCAGCTGACCGGAAACTCGACCGAATCGTGGGAAGACGCCGCACAGAACGCCCTCGACGACGCCGACGAGACCCTCGAGAACATCAGCGGGATCGAGATCGAATCGCAGACGGCGGAGGTCGAGGACGGTACGATCGAGCGGTACCGGACGACCCTCGACGTGGCCTTCGTCCTCGAGGGACGATAG
- a CDS encoding PHP-associated domain-containing protein has protein sequence MSERAPAETRIDCHVKVLDDRVVERAIDAGLDAIVYAPHFTRVPEIRREAATYSTEELRVIPGREVFTGSWHERKHVLAIGLEEPVPDFIPLETAMDEFERQDAAVLAPHPEFATVGLTEEDLRRYRDIVDAVEIFNPKHFPSHNRRARELAETLDIAPFASSYAHLTGSVGVAYTTFDAAIDSEADLVDALEGDVSRRVVYRNGGRRWKTMAAELAHLGYENTWEKVDRLFLSGTEPTHPHHIAYDGRFDDVSVY, from the coding sequence GTGAGCGAGCGAGCGCCAGCGGAGACGCGAATCGACTGCCACGTGAAGGTGCTCGACGACCGGGTCGTCGAGCGAGCCATCGACGCCGGACTCGACGCGATCGTGTACGCGCCCCACTTCACGCGAGTTCCCGAGATCCGTCGCGAGGCGGCCACCTACTCCACCGAGGAGCTGCGCGTCATCCCCGGCCGTGAGGTGTTCACCGGGTCGTGGCACGAGCGTAAACACGTGCTGGCGATCGGTCTCGAGGAGCCGGTGCCGGACTTCATCCCGCTCGAGACGGCGATGGACGAGTTCGAGCGCCAAGACGCCGCCGTGCTGGCGCCCCACCCCGAGTTCGCGACCGTGGGCCTGACCGAGGAGGACCTGCGACGGTACCGGGATATCGTCGACGCCGTCGAAATCTTCAATCCGAAACACTTCCCGTCGCACAATCGACGCGCCCGAGAACTCGCCGAGACGCTCGATATTGCGCCGTTTGCGTCGTCGTACGCACACCTCACGGGATCGGTCGGCGTCGCCTACACTACGTTCGACGCGGCGATCGACTCCGAGGCCGATCTCGTCGACGCGCTCGAGGGCGACGTCTCGAGGCGGGTCGTCTACCGGAACGGCGGTCGGCGGTGGAAAACGATGGCCGCCGAACTCGCCCATCTCGGGTACGAGAACACCTGGGAGAAGGTCGACCGACTCTTCCTCTCGGGGACGGAGCCGACCCACCCTCATCACATCGCCTACGACGGGCGATTCGACGACGTCTCCGTCTACTGA
- a CDS encoding DUF7565 family protein, with protein MAWECGIDGCGAVFEDVESTVVHQATEHERRECKVCGTVVPDGYLAIRHAFTEHSRAEYVRAYGASSEDVRKREELLAEIEDVADMQAIATELKR; from the coding sequence ATGGCCTGGGAATGCGGAATCGACGGCTGCGGTGCGGTGTTCGAGGACGTCGAGTCGACCGTCGTCCATCAGGCGACGGAACACGAGCGACGGGAGTGTAAGGTCTGTGGCACCGTCGTCCCCGACGGCTATCTCGCGATCCGACACGCCTTCACCGAACACAGCCGGGCCGAGTACGTCCGCGCCTACGGCGCGAGTTCCGAAGACGTCCGCAAACGCGAGGAACTCTTAGCGGAGATCGAAGACGTTGCGGACATGCAGGCGATCGCCACGGAGCTGAAACGGTAG
- a CDS encoding alpha/beta hydrolase, which produces MPSKGHSNSTARHSVPTSDGSVSRRRLLGTAATAIVAGAGVSAASGSVAADTGGIAELDFRDGVPDVTDAPQDEAEIVFKIHGYTSSSASVERAATFRDTARAVGYDEPVAAVTWDDGGLPTTAIQSARDTGDLFAAWLADYVDANPSTTIRILGHSMGGIVQMETLAAINGEFTVATADSIGSYEASDAPCEDGDFFDAIRTSAEAVHNYYSTNDAVARLGSGPADCGGWFSDGTTPDNYADVDVSDSVSDHSAYREATGCVAAIVDNY; this is translated from the coding sequence ATGCCATCGAAGGGACACTCGAATTCGACGGCGAGGCACAGCGTCCCGACGAGCGACGGTTCGGTCTCGCGGCGGCGGCTCCTCGGGACCGCGGCGACGGCTATTGTCGCAGGTGCCGGAGTGAGCGCCGCGTCGGGATCGGTCGCGGCCGACACCGGCGGAATCGCGGAGCTTGACTTTCGAGACGGCGTTCCGGACGTCACCGATGCGCCTCAAGACGAAGCCGAGATCGTGTTCAAGATCCACGGCTACACGAGCTCGTCGGCCAGCGTCGAGCGGGCCGCGACGTTCCGGGACACGGCTAGGGCCGTCGGCTACGACGAGCCCGTCGCGGCGGTCACCTGGGACGACGGCGGCCTGCCGACGACGGCGATCCAGAGCGCGAGGGATACCGGCGACCTGTTCGCCGCCTGGCTGGCCGACTACGTCGACGCGAACCCGTCGACGACGATCCGGATCCTCGGCCACTCCATGGGCGGGATCGTCCAGATGGAAACGCTCGCGGCCATCAACGGCGAGTTCACGGTCGCGACGGCCGACAGCATCGGTTCGTACGAGGCGTCCGACGCGCCCTGCGAGGACGGCGACTTCTTCGACGCCATCCGGACCTCGGCCGAAGCGGTCCACAACTACTACTCGACGAACGACGCCGTCGCCAGGCTGGGGAGCGGCCCGGCAGACTGCGGCGGCTGGTTCAGCGACGGCACCACGCCGGACAACTACGCCGACGTCGACGTGAGTGATTCGGTCTCGGACCACTCCGCCTACAGGGAGGCGACCGGCTGCGTGGCGGCGATCGTCGACAACTACTGA